Proteins from a genomic interval of Streptomyces sp. NBC_00820:
- a CDS encoding Yip1 family protein: MAGFRIGGGGRDDRAPQGQQAPQGPSYGRGQGHGHGPGQPGGPAYGYPSAPQPSYPQQSRQGQAHGYPGPADDGPEYFGDGGYPGQGPGGAPDPYAADSPGHTQAFSIDEAAGYTQGATYHAGAAAPAGPIGPPLHWKELLKGVVLSPAQTFLRMRDYTMWAPALIVTFLYGLLAVFGFDGARQDVIGATLSNAIPIVLVTAVTIVLSSFILGVVTHTLARQLGGDGAWQPTVGLSMLIMSLTDAPRLVVAMFAGGDAGFVQVLGWITWIGAGALFTLMVSRSHDLPWPKALGASAIQLVALLSIVKLGTF, from the coding sequence GTGGCTGGATTCAGGATCGGAGGCGGGGGCCGGGACGACCGGGCTCCCCAGGGACAGCAGGCTCCGCAAGGACCGTCGTACGGACGCGGGCAGGGACACGGGCACGGGCCGGGACAGCCCGGCGGCCCGGCATACGGCTACCCGTCGGCGCCGCAGCCGTCGTACCCGCAGCAGTCCCGGCAGGGACAGGCGCACGGCTACCCGGGCCCCGCGGACGACGGACCGGAGTACTTCGGCGACGGCGGCTACCCGGGGCAGGGCCCCGGCGGCGCCCCGGACCCGTACGCGGCCGACAGCCCGGGCCACACCCAGGCGTTCTCGATCGACGAGGCCGCCGGGTACACCCAGGGCGCGACCTACCACGCCGGCGCGGCCGCGCCCGCCGGCCCGATCGGCCCGCCGCTGCACTGGAAGGAGCTACTGAAGGGAGTCGTCCTCTCCCCCGCCCAGACCTTCCTGCGCATGCGGGACTACACGATGTGGGCCCCGGCCCTGATCGTCACCTTCCTCTACGGCCTGCTCGCCGTCTTCGGCTTCGACGGCGCCCGCCAGGACGTGATCGGCGCGACGCTCTCCAACGCGATCCCGATCGTCCTGGTCACCGCCGTCACGATCGTGCTGAGCTCCTTCATCCTGGGCGTGGTCACCCACACCCTGGCCCGCCAGCTCGGCGGCGACGGCGCCTGGCAGCCCACGGTCGGCCTGTCCATGCTGATCATGTCCCTCACGGACGCCCCACGCCTCGTCGTCGCGATGTTCGCCGGCGGCGACGCCGGCTTCGTGCAGGTGCTCGGCTGGATCACCTGGATCGGCGCGGGAGCCCTGTTCACCCTGATGGTCTCCCGCTCCCACGACCTGCCCTGGCCGAAGGCGCTGGGCGCCTCGGCGATCCAGCTGGTCGCGCTGCTGTCGATCGTGAAGCTGGGCACGTTCTGA